In the Streptomyces sp. NBC_00525 genome, one interval contains:
- the glgP gene encoding alpha-glucan family phosphorylase, which translates to MKAIRRFTVRPVLPDSLQPLSDLARNLRWSWHTETRELFRAVDPAAGPPAECDPVRLLGSVSAGRLAELAHDEAFLQRLAEASADLRDYLEGPRWYQERRERDGGLPAAVAYFSPEFGVTAALPQYSGGLGILAGDHLKAASDLGVPLIGVGLLYRHGYFRQSLSRDGWQQEHYPVLDPNELPLTLIREPDGTPAQIVLALPGGRSLHAQIWQAHVGRVPLLMLDSDVEENAPGEREVTDRLYGGGSEHRLLQEMLLGIGGVRAVRAYARLTGHPAPEVFHTNEGHAGFLGLERVRELAGTGLDFDAAVESVRAGTVFTTHTPVPAGIDRFDRALVARHFGEDGELPGVPAERVLELGTETYPGGDPGVFNMAVMGLRLAQRANGVSTLHGAVSREMFAGLWPGFDAPEVPITSVTNGVHAPTWVAPEVLRLRAESGGVPGRWDSVADVPARRLWELRRTLRGQLVDEVRRRLHASWRHRGAEPAELGWIDGVLDPDVLTIGFARRVPSYKRLTLMLRDRERLRTLLLHPQRPVQIVVAGKAHPADDGGKRLVQELVRFADDARVRHRIVFLPDYGMAMAQKLYPGCDVWLNNPLRPLEACGTSGMKAALNGCLNLSVLDGWWDEWYEPDFGWAIPTAEGAALDEDRRDDLEAGALYELVEDRIAPHFYDRGDEGLPARWIEMVRATMGTLGPRVLADRMVAEYVERLYAPAAAAGRTMDPARSRELAGWKAKVRAAWPRVAVDHVEAVTPTGSGTTAELGSTLGLRVRISLGALAPGDVEVQAVAGRVDSSDAITGAQVFPLKPAGGQDLEGHWLYEGPLALDRTGPYGYTVRVLPAHRLLSCGAELGLVAQPAGAANEGGGVLLR; encoded by the coding sequence TCGCCGAGGCGTCCGCCGACCTCCGGGACTACCTCGAAGGCCCCCGCTGGTACCAGGAGCGGCGCGAGCGCGACGGCGGACTCCCCGCCGCCGTCGCCTACTTCTCACCCGAATTCGGGGTCACCGCCGCCCTGCCCCAGTACTCCGGCGGACTCGGCATCCTCGCCGGCGACCACCTCAAGGCCGCCAGCGACCTGGGCGTGCCCCTGATCGGCGTCGGCCTCCTCTACCGCCACGGCTACTTCCGGCAGAGCCTGTCCAGGGACGGCTGGCAGCAGGAGCACTACCCCGTCCTCGACCCCAACGAGCTGCCGCTCACCCTGATCCGCGAGCCCGACGGCACCCCGGCCCAGATCGTCCTGGCCCTGCCCGGCGGCCGCTCCCTGCACGCCCAGATCTGGCAGGCCCACGTCGGCCGGGTCCCACTGCTCATGCTCGACTCCGACGTCGAGGAGAACGCCCCCGGCGAACGCGAGGTCACCGACCGGCTCTACGGCGGCGGCAGCGAGCACCGGCTGCTCCAGGAGATGCTCCTCGGCATCGGCGGCGTCCGCGCCGTGCGCGCGTACGCCCGGCTCACCGGCCACCCCGCCCCCGAGGTCTTCCACACCAACGAGGGCCACGCAGGCTTCCTCGGCCTCGAACGCGTCCGCGAACTGGCCGGCACCGGCCTGGACTTCGACGCCGCGGTGGAGTCCGTGCGCGCCGGCACCGTCTTCACCACCCACACCCCCGTCCCGGCCGGCATCGACCGGTTCGACCGCGCCCTGGTCGCCCGCCACTTCGGCGAGGACGGCGAACTGCCCGGCGTCCCCGCCGAACGCGTCCTGGAACTCGGCACCGAGACCTACCCCGGCGGCGATCCCGGCGTCTTCAACATGGCCGTGATGGGGCTGCGCCTCGCCCAGCGCGCCAACGGGGTCTCCACCCTGCACGGCGCGGTCAGCCGGGAGATGTTCGCCGGGCTCTGGCCGGGCTTCGACGCCCCCGAGGTGCCGATCACCTCCGTCACCAACGGCGTCCACGCCCCCACCTGGGTCGCCCCCGAGGTGCTGCGGCTGCGCGCCGAGTCCGGCGGCGTGCCCGGCCGCTGGGACTCCGTCGCCGACGTCCCCGCCCGCCGGCTGTGGGAGCTGCGCCGCACCCTGCGCGGACAGCTGGTGGACGAGGTCCGCCGGCGACTGCACGCCTCCTGGCGCCACCGGGGCGCCGAGCCGGCCGAACTCGGCTGGATCGACGGCGTGCTCGACCCGGACGTCCTGACGATCGGCTTCGCCCGCCGCGTTCCCTCGTACAAGCGGCTGACGCTCATGCTGCGCGACCGCGAACGGCTGCGGACGCTGCTGCTGCACCCGCAGCGGCCGGTCCAGATCGTCGTCGCGGGCAAGGCGCACCCCGCCGACGACGGCGGGAAGCGGCTGGTCCAGGAGCTGGTCAGGTTCGCCGACGACGCACGGGTCCGCCACCGCATCGTCTTCCTGCCCGACTACGGCATGGCGATGGCCCAGAAGCTGTATCCGGGCTGCGACGTCTGGCTGAACAATCCGCTGCGTCCGCTGGAGGCGTGCGGGACCAGCGGGATGAAGGCCGCGCTCAACGGCTGCCTCAACCTGTCGGTGCTGGACGGCTGGTGGGACGAGTGGTACGAGCCGGACTTCGGCTGGGCGATCCCGACGGCCGAGGGCGCCGCGCTGGACGAGGACCGGCGCGACGACCTGGAGGCGGGCGCCCTGTACGAGCTGGTCGAGGACCGGATCGCGCCGCACTTCTACGACCGGGGCGACGAGGGGCTGCCCGCCCGCTGGATCGAGATGGTCCGGGCCACGATGGGCACCCTGGGGCCCAGGGTCCTCGCGGACCGGATGGTCGCGGAGTACGTCGAGCGGCTGTACGCCCCCGCGGCGGCGGCCGGGCGCACCATGGACCCGGCGCGCTCGCGGGAGCTGGCGGGCTGGAAGGCGAAGGTCCGGGCGGCCTGGCCCCGGGTGGCGGTGGACCATGTGGAGGCGGTGACGCCGACCGGCTCGGGTACGACGGCGGAGCTGGGTTCCACGCTGGGGCTGCGGGTGCGGATCTCGCTGGGGGCGCTGGCGCCCGGGGACGTGGAGGTGCAGGCGGTGGCCGGGCGGGTGGACTCGTCCGACGCGATCACCGGCGCGCAGGTCTTCCCGCTGAAGCCGGCGGGCGGCCAGGACCTGGAGGGCCACTGGCTGTACGAGGGCCCGCTCGCCCTGGACCGGACGGGGCCCTACGGCTACACGGTGCGGGTGCTGCCCGCGCACCGGCTGCTGTCCTGCGGCGCCGAACTCGGGCTGGTCGCCCAGCCCGCCGGGGCGGCGAACGAGGGCGGCGGGGTGCTGCTGCGCTGA
- a CDS encoding M4 family metallopeptidase, translating to MRSTHSRRATATGALIAAAALLVGVQTGSATAAPDNGNGKTATASEANPGALPKQLSPSQRAELIREANASRAATAKELGLGAKEKLVVRDVVQDRDGTTHTRYERTFDGLPVLGGDLVVQESKAGATKSVVKASKATAAQLKAVDTVADIAPATATKQALGAAKAAGSDKAEADRAPRKVVWMASGTPQLAYETVVGGLQEDGTPNALHVITDASSGAKLFEWQAIENGVGNTEYSGQVTLGTSGSSGSYNLTDTARGSHKTYNLNHGTSGKGTLFSGSDDVWGNGSPSNAETAAADAHYGAAETWDYYKEVHGRSGIRGDGVGAYSRVHYGNNYVNAFWDDSCFCMTYGDGSGNSNPLTSLDVAAHEMSHGVTSNTAGLIYSGESGGLNEATSDIFATAVEFYANNSTDKGDYLIGEKIDINGDGTPLRYQDKPSRDGMSKDSWYSGIGNIDVHYSSGPANHFFYLLSEGSGAKTINGVNYDSPTSDGLPVTGIGRAKAEQIWFKALTTKFTSTTNYASARTGTLAVAGELYGTTSAEYKSVADAWAAINVGSRPGGDPDPGDGDGDGTVFQNNTPVTIPDAGSAVTSAITVTGRSGKAPSALKVGVDITHSWRGDLVIDLIAPDGTAYRLKNASYYDSASDVKTTYTVNASSENANGTWKLRVQDIYYYYGGTINGFKLTF from the coding sequence GTGAGATCCACGCACAGCCGTCGTGCCACCGCGACCGGCGCTCTCATAGCCGCCGCAGCCCTCCTCGTCGGCGTCCAGACCGGATCGGCCACGGCCGCCCCGGACAACGGAAACGGCAAGACCGCCACCGCCTCCGAGGCCAACCCCGGCGCCCTGCCCAAGCAGCTCTCGCCCTCCCAGCGCGCCGAGCTGATCCGCGAGGCCAACGCGAGCCGGGCCGCCACGGCCAAGGAGCTCGGCCTCGGCGCCAAGGAGAAGCTCGTCGTCCGCGATGTCGTCCAGGACCGCGACGGCACCACCCACACGCGTTACGAGCGCACCTTCGACGGCCTGCCCGTCCTCGGCGGCGACCTGGTCGTCCAGGAGTCCAAGGCCGGCGCCACCAAGAGCGTCGTCAAGGCGTCCAAGGCCACCGCCGCCCAGCTGAAGGCCGTCGACACGGTCGCGGACATCGCCCCGGCGACCGCCACCAAGCAGGCGCTCGGCGCGGCCAAGGCGGCCGGCTCGGACAAGGCCGAGGCCGACCGGGCCCCCCGCAAGGTCGTCTGGATGGCCTCGGGCACCCCGCAGCTCGCCTACGAGACCGTCGTCGGCGGCCTCCAGGAGGACGGCACCCCGAACGCGCTGCACGTCATCACCGACGCCTCCAGCGGAGCCAAGCTCTTCGAGTGGCAGGCGATCGAGAACGGCGTCGGCAACACCGAGTACAGCGGCCAGGTCACCCTGGGCACCTCCGGGTCCTCCGGCTCGTACAACCTGACCGACACCGCCCGCGGCAGCCACAAGACGTACAACCTGAACCACGGTACGTCCGGCAAGGGCACCCTCTTCTCCGGCTCCGACGACGTCTGGGGCAACGGCAGCCCCTCGAACGCCGAGACCGCCGCGGCCGACGCCCACTACGGCGCGGCCGAGACCTGGGACTACTACAAGGAAGTCCACGGCCGCAGCGGTATCCGGGGCGACGGCGTCGGCGCGTACTCCCGCGTCCACTACGGCAACAACTACGTCAACGCCTTCTGGGACGACAGCTGCTTCTGCATGACGTACGGCGACGGCAGCGGCAACTCCAACCCGCTGACCTCGCTGGACGTGGCCGCCCACGAGATGAGCCACGGCGTCACCTCCAACACCGCCGGCCTGATCTACAGCGGCGAGTCCGGCGGCCTCAACGAGGCGACCAGCGACATCTTCGCCACCGCCGTCGAGTTCTACGCCAACAACTCCACCGACAAGGGCGACTACCTCATCGGTGAGAAGATCGACATCAACGGCGACGGCACCCCGCTGCGCTACCAGGACAAGCCGAGCCGCGACGGGATGTCCAAGGACTCCTGGTACTCGGGCATCGGTAACATCGACGTGCACTACTCGTCGGGCCCGGCCAACCACTTCTTCTACCTGCTGTCCGAGGGCAGCGGCGCGAAGACCATCAACGGCGTCAACTACGACTCCCCGACCTCGGACGGCCTGCCGGTGACCGGCATCGGCCGCGCCAAGGCCGAGCAGATCTGGTTCAAGGCGCTCACCACGAAGTTCACCTCCACCACCAACTACGCCAGTGCCCGCACCGGCACGCTCGCGGTGGCCGGTGAGCTGTACGGCACGACCAGCGCCGAGTACAAGTCGGTGGCCGACGCCTGGGCCGCCATCAACGTCGGCTCCCGCCCCGGCGGCGACCCCGACCCCGGTGACGGCGACGGAGACGGCACCGTCTTCCAGAACAACACCCCGGTCACCATCCCGGACGCGGGCTCCGCGGTCACCAGCGCGATCACTGTCACCGGCCGCTCCGGCAAGGCGCCCAGCGCCCTCAAGGTCGGCGTGGACATCACCCACAGCTGGCGCGGTGACCTGGTCATCGACCTCATCGCCCCGGACGGCACCGCCTACCGGCTGAAGAACGCCTCGTACTACGACTCGGCGAGCGACGTGAAGACGACGTACACCGTCAACGCGTCCTCGGAGAACGCCAACGGCACCTGGAAGCTCCGCGTCCAGGACATCTACTACTACTACGGCGGCACCATCAACGGCTTCAAGCTGACCTTCTGA
- a CDS encoding ABC transporter ATP-binding protein, with the protein MTSTTTGRPAEPGDEKDPAREETAPESTAPEAEADDRTEAPGDPFDRDDLPSPRGATRQLLASLLRPSRGRVVVAALYILLQQAAVQAGPLLVAYAIDSGVPAFRDHDYGPLIAVALGYALCSVGAGVLQYAFIQVSARISQDVLLDLRGRIFRHAQALSVDFHERYTSGRLISRSTSDLEALRELLEEGLQELIHVFLSFLSIAVVLLWLDLATGAAAVLSFLPLYLLVRQYRRRSSVIFSARSSAIASVIVKFAETMNGIRPVQAFRREPVNDAAFAELNARHRGTNGDAMLENARYVVGSRLVANTAVAGIVLWGAYRVAAGDLALGVLAAVVLYLRRLYDPIDRLSMFLNSFESAAASMAKIAGLLAQTPTVPEAVEPCALPARPGSLPGREVVFDGVSFGYRTGGEVLPRFDLTIPAGQTVAVVGSTGAGKSTLAKLLARFYDPSGGRVLLDGTDLRDLATPELRRGVVMVTQEAFLFSGTVADNIAIGRPEASREEIERAAEAIGAHGFITGLPDGYDTDVRKRGGRISAGQRQLVAFARALLADPAVLILDEATSSLDIPGERAVQQAMDTVLRGRTAVVIAHRLSTVEVADRVLVMERGRIVEDGAPDELIAGTGRFAGLHRAWRESLA; encoded by the coding sequence ATGACGAGCACCACGACCGGCCGCCCCGCCGAACCGGGCGACGAGAAGGACCCGGCACGGGAGGAAACGGCCCCGGAGAGCACGGCGCCGGAGGCGGAGGCGGACGACCGGACCGAGGCTCCCGGTGATCCCTTCGACCGGGACGACCTGCCGTCCCCGCGCGGCGCCACCCGGCAGCTGCTCGCCTCACTGCTGCGCCCGTCGCGCGGGCGGGTGGTGGTCGCCGCCCTGTACATCCTGTTGCAGCAGGCGGCGGTGCAGGCGGGCCCGCTGCTGGTGGCGTACGCCATCGACAGCGGGGTGCCGGCCTTCCGGGACCACGACTACGGGCCGCTGATCGCGGTGGCGCTGGGCTACGCGCTCTGCTCGGTCGGCGCGGGCGTCCTCCAGTACGCGTTCATCCAGGTGTCGGCGCGGATCAGCCAGGACGTCCTGCTCGATCTGCGCGGCCGGATCTTCCGGCACGCGCAGGCGCTGAGCGTGGACTTCCACGAGCGGTACACCTCGGGCCGGCTGATCTCGCGGTCCACCTCGGACCTGGAGGCGCTGCGGGAGCTGCTGGAGGAGGGGCTCCAGGAGCTGATCCACGTCTTCCTGTCGTTCCTCTCGATCGCCGTGGTGCTGCTCTGGCTGGACCTGGCGACGGGCGCGGCGGCCGTACTGTCCTTCCTTCCGCTGTATCTGCTGGTGCGGCAGTACCGCAGGCGCTCCTCGGTGATCTTCTCCGCGCGCTCGTCGGCGATCGCCTCGGTGATCGTGAAGTTCGCGGAGACCATGAACGGCATCCGGCCCGTCCAGGCGTTCCGCCGGGAGCCGGTCAACGACGCGGCGTTCGCGGAGCTGAACGCGCGTCACCGGGGGACCAACGGCGACGCGATGCTGGAGAACGCGCGGTACGTCGTCGGCTCGCGGCTGGTCGCCAACACGGCGGTGGCCGGGATCGTGCTCTGGGGCGCGTACCGGGTGGCCGCCGGGGACCTGGCGCTCGGGGTGCTGGCCGCGGTGGTGCTGTATCTGCGGCGGCTGTACGACCCGATCGACCGGCTCAGCATGTTCCTGAACTCCTTCGAGTCCGCCGCCGCGTCGATGGCGAAGATCGCCGGGCTGCTGGCCCAGACGCCGACGGTTCCGGAGGCCGTCGAACCGTGCGCGCTGCCGGCCCGTCCGGGCTCGCTGCCGGGCCGCGAGGTGGTGTTCGACGGGGTGAGCTTCGGCTACCGGACGGGCGGCGAGGTGCTGCCGCGCTTCGACCTGACGATCCCGGCGGGGCAGACGGTCGCGGTGGTCGGCTCCACGGGCGCCGGCAAGTCCACGCTCGCCAAGCTGCTGGCCCGGTTCTACGACCCGTCCGGGGGCCGGGTCCTGCTGGACGGCACCGATCTGCGGGACCTGGCCACGCCGGAGCTGCGGCGCGGCGTGGTGATGGTGACCCAGGAGGCGTTCCTGTTCTCCGGGACGGTCGCGGACAACATCGCGATCGGCCGGCCGGAGGCGAGCCGCGAGGAGATCGAGCGGGCCGCCGAGGCGATCGGCGCCCATGGCTTCATCACCGGACTGCCGGACGGCTACGACACCGATGTGCGCAAGCGGGGCGGCCGGATCTCGGCCGGGCAGCGCCAGCTGGTGGCCTTCGCCCGCGCGCTGCTCGCCGACCCGGCGGTGCTGATCCTCGACGAGGCGACCAGTTCGCTGGACATCCCCGGCGAGCGCGCGGTGCAGCAGGCCATGGACACCGTGCTGCGCGGCCGCACCGCCGTGGTGATCGCGCACCGGCTTTCGACCGTGGAGGTGGCGGACCGGGTGCTCGTGATGGAGCGGGGGCGGATCGTGGAGGACGGTGCGCCGGACGAACTCATCGCGGGCACGGGCCGGTTCGCCGGACTGCACCGCGCCTGGCGCGAGAGCCTGGCCTGA
- a CDS encoding ABC transporter ATP-binding protein, with protein MRQEHVDPKDRSAVRSLLRLWPYVRPVRGRLFGAALVAVVASCLSLVIPLVLKWIVDGPVAGRDPDGVWLGALVLLLLGLVEAVLFGVRRWLVARPLAGVEATMRADLYRHLQRLPVAFHDRWPSGQLLSRGTADLSLLRMFLAFPLTFLLVNATTILVGFVVLMFQEWTLGLVLLAPVVPLVIVCSVFEAKYAKVARRAQDQVGDLTTVVEESVLGIRIIKGFGRHRSQADAFRVLARGLRTTELNKARLLAWIWTLITTLPELAIGAALVFGTIQVADGGLSAGTLVAFLSTALALRWPVESIGFLLAMSQEAATATERFFEVMDVAEEADAALPARSGDPDREPGGMVFEGVEFRYPDAEEGSPPVLAGIDLRIRPGETMALVGATGSGKTTLTALVPRLYEATAGRITLDGEDITAMPRTRLRELVSVAFEEPTLFSASVGENVLMGAADGGDEELRRALGVAQAGFVDALPHGVDTEVGEQGLSLSGGQRQRLALARAVVGRPRFLVLDDPLSALDVHTEALVEAALRQVLAETTAVVVAHRPSTVMLADRVALLSEGRIAAVGTHQELLRTSAEYAWLMSGAEHAAEERETGTRETGGAGSGPGSGPIENEDLGAKAPAEEGSTR; from the coding sequence ATGCGCCAGGAACATGTAGACCCCAAGGACCGTTCGGCCGTACGTTCCCTGCTGCGGCTGTGGCCGTATGTGCGGCCCGTACGCGGCCGGCTCTTCGGCGCCGCCCTGGTGGCGGTCGTCGCCTCCTGCCTGAGTCTGGTGATCCCGCTCGTCCTGAAGTGGATCGTCGACGGCCCGGTCGCCGGCCGCGACCCGGACGGGGTCTGGCTGGGCGCGCTGGTCCTGCTGCTCCTGGGCCTCGTCGAGGCGGTGCTGTTCGGGGTGCGGCGATGGCTGGTGGCGCGTCCGCTGGCCGGGGTCGAGGCGACGATGCGGGCGGACCTCTACCGTCATCTGCAACGGCTCCCGGTGGCCTTCCACGACCGCTGGCCGTCCGGGCAGCTGCTGTCGCGCGGGACCGCGGACCTGTCGCTGCTGCGCATGTTCCTGGCCTTTCCGCTGACCTTCCTGCTGGTCAACGCGACCACGATCCTGGTCGGGTTCGTGGTCCTGATGTTCCAGGAGTGGACGCTGGGACTGGTGCTGCTGGCCCCGGTCGTGCCGCTGGTCATCGTCTGCTCGGTCTTCGAGGCGAAGTACGCGAAGGTGGCGCGGCGGGCCCAGGACCAGGTCGGCGATCTGACCACGGTCGTCGAGGAGAGCGTGCTCGGCATCCGCATCATCAAGGGGTTCGGCCGGCACCGCAGCCAGGCGGACGCCTTCCGGGTCCTCGCCCGGGGGCTGCGCACCACGGAGCTGAACAAGGCGCGGCTGCTCGCCTGGATCTGGACCCTGATCACCACGCTGCCCGAACTCGCCATCGGGGCGGCGCTGGTGTTCGGCACGATCCAGGTCGCGGACGGCGGCCTGTCGGCGGGCACCCTGGTGGCGTTCCTCTCCACGGCGCTCGCGCTGCGCTGGCCCGTCGAGTCGATCGGCTTCCTGCTGGCGATGAGTCAGGAGGCGGCGACCGCGACGGAGCGGTTCTTCGAGGTGATGGACGTCGCCGAGGAGGCGGACGCCGCGCTCCCGGCCCGGTCCGGCGACCCGGACCGGGAGCCGGGCGGCATGGTCTTCGAGGGCGTCGAGTTCCGTTACCCGGACGCGGAGGAGGGCTCGCCGCCGGTGCTGGCCGGGATCGATCTGCGTATCCGGCCGGGCGAGACGATGGCCCTGGTCGGCGCGACGGGCTCCGGGAAGACCACGCTCACCGCGCTGGTGCCCCGGCTGTACGAGGCGACCGCCGGGCGGATCACGCTGGACGGCGAGGACATCACCGCGATGCCGCGCACCCGGCTGCGGGAGCTGGTGTCGGTGGCGTTCGAGGAGCCGACGCTGTTCTCCGCATCGGTCGGCGAGAACGTGCTGATGGGCGCGGCGGACGGCGGCGACGAGGAGTTGCGGCGCGCGCTCGGCGTCGCCCAGGCCGGGTTCGTCGACGCGTTGCCGCACGGGGTGGACACGGAGGTCGGCGAGCAGGGGCTGAGCCTGTCCGGCGGCCAGCGCCAGCGCCTCGCCCTGGCCAGGGCCGTGGTGGGCCGGCCGCGCTTCCTGGTGCTGGACGACCCGCTCTCGGCGCTCGACGTGCACACGGAGGCCCTGGTGGAGGCGGCGCTGCGCCAGGTGCTCGCGGAGACGACCGCGGTGGTGGTCGCGCACCGGCCGTCCACCGTGATGCTCGCGGACCGGGTGGCGCTGCTGTCGGAGGGCCGGATCGCGGCGGTCGGCACCCATCAGGAGCTGCTGCGGACCAGCGCGGAGTACGCGTGGCTGATGTCCGGCGCGGAGCATGCCGCCGAGGAGCGGGAGACCGGTACGCGGGAGACCGGCGGGGCGGGCTCCGGCCCCGGCTCCGGCCCCATTGAGAACGAGGACTTGGGCGCGAAGGCCCCTGCCGAGGAGGGCAGCACCCGATGA
- a CDS encoding ABC transporter ATP-binding protein codes for MAIIEANGVHKAYAGRPVVDGIGFSVEEGEIFGILGPNGAGKTTTVECVAGLRAPDAGTVRVAGLDPVADRDRVTGLLGAQLQESELQPKITVREALDLYSAFYPDPADWRPLAERLGLNGKLDTRFQRLSGGQKQRLSIALALVGRPRVVILDELTTGLDPRARRDTWQLIEDVRDGGVTVVLVTHFMEEAQRLCDRIAVIDRGRLVALDTPAGLVAGADGSTVISFTPSEPLPEAELAALPGAVSRETRDGRVLVNGTDETVNAVISLLARRGVTAHRLRVSEATLDDAFLDLTGPEDGPGLTERAS; via the coding sequence ATGGCAATCATCGAAGCGAACGGGGTGCACAAGGCGTACGCCGGCCGCCCCGTGGTCGACGGGATCGGCTTCTCCGTCGAGGAGGGGGAGATCTTCGGGATTCTCGGCCCCAACGGCGCGGGCAAGACCACCACCGTGGAATGCGTCGCGGGGCTGCGGGCCCCCGACGCCGGAACCGTCCGGGTCGCCGGACTCGACCCGGTCGCCGACCGCGACCGGGTGACCGGGCTGCTGGGCGCCCAGCTCCAGGAGAGCGAACTCCAGCCCAAGATCACCGTGCGCGAGGCCCTCGACCTGTACAGCGCCTTCTACCCGGACCCCGCCGACTGGCGCCCGCTCGCCGAACGGCTCGGCCTGAACGGCAAGCTGGACACCCGCTTCCAGCGGCTCTCCGGCGGCCAGAAGCAGCGGCTGTCCATCGCGCTCGCCCTCGTCGGCCGGCCCCGCGTCGTCATCCTGGACGAGCTGACCACCGGCCTGGACCCGCGTGCCCGGCGCGACACCTGGCAGCTGATCGAGGACGTGCGCGACGGCGGCGTCACCGTCGTGCTCGTCACCCACTTCATGGAGGAGGCCCAGCGCCTCTGCGACCGGATCGCCGTCATCGACCGGGGGCGTCTCGTCGCGCTCGACACCCCGGCCGGGCTCGTCGCCGGAGCCGACGGGTCCACGGTCATCTCGTTCACGCCGTCCGAACCCCTGCCCGAGGCCGAACTCGCCGCACTGCCCGGCGCGGTCTCCCGCGAGACACGGGACGGCCGGGTCCTCGTCAACGGCACCGACGAGACCGTCAACGCCGTCATCTCGCTGCTGGCCCGGCGCGGCGTCACCGCCCACCGCCTCCGCGTCTCCGAGGCCACCCTCGACGACGCCTTCCTCGACCTCACCGGCCCCGAGGACGGGCCCGGACTCACAGAACGGGCATCCTGA
- a CDS encoding ABC transporter permease: MATAPTTPTAPTTPAGPRTAGAGSRAYLAVIKAEYRLFLREPGNLFWIVVFPTVLLVILGFVPSFREHDDGLGGRRVIDLYVPVSVLLALIMAGLQAMPPVLTGYRERGILRRMSTTPVPPAALLGAQMVLHGAAALVSALLVVAVGRTAYGVRLPGQPTGYLLALLLAVACVLAIGSLICAVSRTTRISATVGSVVYFAMMFTAGVWVPVQAMPEALRRVVQATPFGAASQALDQAARGGWPDWAHLGAVAAWTLAAGWVAVRRFRWQ, from the coding sequence ATGGCCACAGCACCCACCACACCCACAGCACCCACCACCCCCGCCGGGCCCCGGACCGCAGGCGCCGGGTCCCGCGCGTACCTCGCCGTCATCAAGGCGGAGTACCGGCTCTTCCTGCGCGAACCCGGCAACCTGTTCTGGATCGTCGTCTTCCCGACCGTGCTCCTGGTGATCCTGGGCTTCGTCCCCTCCTTCCGGGAGCACGACGACGGGCTCGGCGGACGGCGGGTCATCGATCTGTACGTCCCGGTCTCGGTGCTGCTCGCCCTGATCATGGCCGGGCTCCAGGCGATGCCACCGGTCCTGACCGGCTACCGCGAACGCGGCATCCTGCGCCGCATGTCCACCACTCCGGTACCGCCCGCCGCCCTGCTGGGCGCGCAGATGGTGCTGCACGGCGCCGCCGCGCTCGTCTCCGCGCTGCTGGTCGTCGCGGTCGGCCGGACCGCCTACGGAGTGCGCCTGCCGGGACAGCCGACCGGCTATCTGCTCGCACTGCTGCTCGCGGTCGCCTGCGTCCTCGCCATCGGCTCGCTGATCTGCGCCGTCTCCCGGACGACCCGGATATCCGCGACCGTCGGCTCGGTCGTCTACTTCGCGATGATGTTCACCGCAGGCGTCTGGGTGCCGGTCCAGGCCATGCCCGAGGCGCTCCGCCGCGTCGTCCAGGCCACCCCCTTCGGCGCCGCGTCGCAGGCCCTGGACCAGGCCGCCCGGGGCGGCTGGCCGGACTGGGCCCACCTGGGCGCGGTCGCCGCCTGGACGCTCGCCGCCGGCTGGGTCGCGGTCCGCCGCTTCAGGTGGCAGTAG